From the genome of Sulfurimonas hongkongensis:
AGCACGGAATGACGGCGAGGGATGTCATCCTGAACTCCTCCACCGTCATCCTGAACTCCTCCACCGTCATCCTGAACTCTAAAGAAACATTTTTGCATAGCAAAAAGCGATTCTCTTGTTTTGATTCAGGATCTCTTTTGATAATTCTCCAAAGCACTCATCTCTTTAAAAAAATTCTCACACTATGTAGTAGTGAGATAATAAAAAAGACTATATTCATATTTTTTAGTATTATCTTATTTCTACTAAAGAGTTTTTCCCAACTTCTATCCTGATTGCTCTCATATGAAAACCCAGCTTTTGCAAAATAAACTAGATGCTCTGAATATACAGGTTGTAAGTTTCTTGTACACATTTTAGTCATTTGCTCAAAGTCTGCAACTATAGGATAGCTTATATCAAAGGGTATGAGTTCATCTCTTTTATAAAATATGCTTTGATGACAAGGTGTGTTATGAGTTAAGTAGATTTTAGTAAAAGGGTCTCTTTTTATTTTTTGTTGCTCCTCATTATAGTAGTAGCAGCTATTTGTAGTATCGAGGCTATTTAAAGAGTGTAAATCTAAAAAAATCAACCTATCCCCAGCATTTATAAAGTTTATCCACTCTCCACTAGCTCGCTCTATCCCCTTGTTCATAGCATCATAAATCCCGCTATCTTTTTTGCTAACCCAATAATCTATAGCATCTTCATACTTCTTGATAATCTTCAAAGTACCATCAGTTGAGCCACCATCTATGATGATGTACTCTACATGCTCATAAGTCTGGTTTATAATGCTCAAGATAGTCTCTTCTAAGTGCTCTTCGCCATTGTAAACAACAGTGATTATGCTTACTAAAGGTCTCTTTAAAATGTTCATCTCAAAATCTCTTTGTAAAGCTTAATATACTTCCCAGCCACAACAACACTGTCAAACTCTCTTAGCACTTTTTCTCTTGCATCTGTACAAAGTTTATCGTAGTTTGAGGTATTTAACACCCACTCAATGCCGCAAGCCAAGTCTTCACTCTCAAAAGGTTTGGCTAGATAGCCATTTTGTTTATGATCAACTATATCTAAAAGTCCACTATGCCCAAACGCCACAACAGGAGTTTTGCATGCCATAGCTTCACTCGCAGTTTGTCCAAAAGCCTCTTGCAAACTAGGTACTACCATCACATCAACAGCACTATATAGAGTTACTAAACTCACATCATCATGAAGATGCCCTAAATAATGAGTCTTAAATCCAAAATCAGGTGCACTTTTAGGTTTGCTACTTCCAAATATTACAAACTCTATATCTCTGTCTTTTAACATTTTTAAAGCATCCTTTAGTTCTTTAAAGCCTTTGTTTATATCGTTTGTAGCACTATTTGCTCCAAAAAGTACTAGCTTTTTATCTTGTGGTAGATTCCAAAGTTCTCTTGCCTTTTCTTTGTTAAAGGGCTTAAATGTTTTTGTGTCTATAGGGTTTGGTAAGTCTACATGTTTTTTCTCTTTTAAAAGTGTACTGCTTTTTGAGCAGTCATTTAGCCATCTACTCAAACCCACTATTGTCATATCTTTTTTTAAACCAAAAGCTTTTTGTTTTTTCTTAAAGACTCTTTTGCTTAAATCATTTTCTTTATTGCTTCGAAGTCTAGGACATGCTCCACACTCATCTTTATACTTTTGACACTCCCACATGATATGACATCCACCAGTAAAAGCCCAATTGTCATGAAGAGACCAAACTATAGGTGCTTTTATACGAGCTAAATCTTGCACTCTTATCATCCCGCCACATATCCAGTGCAGATGGACAATATCTGGATTTATCTCATTTATCTTATCTACAATATTGCTAAATCCAAACCATGATGGGCTAAAGAGTGCTTTACTTCTTTCTTTATAAAATCGCACAGCAAGACTATCTATAAGAGGTCTTAGTCTGTTGAAATATTTTGTGATTTTTCTCTGCTGGGCTATAACTCTATAGTCATCACTACTTTTGTTAAGTACAAGCATCTGAGTGTCTACATCTTGAGCTAGCAAAGCGGTATGGAGTCTATAAGCGGCCCTTGCTGCCCCGCCTTGTGTGTCTGATGTGTTTACTATTAGGATTTTCATTTTATGATGTTTTTTCCAGTAAAGATTCTAGATAGTTTATTTATAACTCTTATTGCAAATGGTTTTTTCTGAGATATAAAAAACTCTTTTATCATCTCAACAGCCGTATGATTTTCTTCTACTTTTGTGCTAAAATCAACTTGATTGTTCATAGATAAAGCGCTTGTAAAAGAACAATCTTCATCACAATTAACACCACTACCATCATGCCCTATATTTTTCACAAAAGTTTGAGAAGGATTTAAGCATAGCCCATTTTGTTTAAAAATAGTTGCATACCAAAATATCGCCCATGTATCTAGTTTACCATCTTGGTTAGATACTACTTGATCCCAAAAGTTTTTTATTCCCTCTAGGTTAAATCTAGTTATCTCATCTTGTGTAAATTTAGATATTGTTTTTTTTATATCTTTTTCAAAAAACTCCCATCTATTGACCCATGTAGCCCAGCCCCAACAGTTCATAACTCTCCATAAAAAAACATCTCCCAACCCATCAGCTTGGATAGGATAGTTCCATCCACTTACATGCCAAACTTTTTTTTCATTCATATAAAACTTCAAAGCCTCATTCATAAACTTTAAAAAGTATGGGCTTGTAACCAAATCATCTTCTAAAACTATGATTTTTCCATACTTATTTACTATCTTAGTTACACCATCTATAATATTTTCTGCCAATCCCCAGTTTTTTTCCCTCTCAATTATAGATACTTTTTTAAATCCATCTATAGTCTTTAGATACTCCCGCACCGCATCTACTTTTATAGTAACATCTTCATTTTTAGCAGCATCACTATAGATGAAAAGTTCACTCTCTTTTGCAAACTCATTTTTTTGCAGAGCCTCTACCATCTCCTTTGTATGCTCTTTTCTACTATAGACAAACAGAACTATAGGAGCTAAATCTATCTTTAAATCACTCTCTTGCATCATTTCTCTGCTCTTTTTATGAGATATTTAAATTTCAATACTACAAAGTTTCAAATCTTCATACTTCTAATGTTCTATTTTAACACTTTATAATTAAAAATAGAAGGTTATTATGATATTATGAAGTTCAATAATTGCTTGTTTTTATAAAGCAGTTGAGTATTATGAATAATTATTGAGTTGGATCCTGAATCAAAACAAGAGAATCGCTTTTTGCTATGCAAAAATGTTTCTTTAGAGTTCAGGATGACGGAGAATGTTCAGGATGACGGAGAATGTTCGGGATGACGCGTGTCCCGTCATTCCGTGCTTGACACGGAATCTAGTTTATAGACTAATCAGAGGGTTCAATTAATACCTTGAGGGTTTAAAAAATGAAAATACAAATTCTTAAATATTGGGACAGTATTCGTTCTAGTTTTTGGTTTATCCCAATTACTATGGCTATAGGGTCTATGGTATTGGCATTTGTAGCTCTCTCTATTGATATATCAATGACGGAGTGGTTGCGTAGTGCTTTTAACTGGAGATTTACCGGTAGTGTGGAGGGTTCTAGTGCTGTGCTTGGAACTATCGCTGGCTCAATGATTACTATCACCGGTGTAGTGTTTTCAATGACACTAGTCGCACTCTCTCTTGCTTCATCTCAGTTTGGTCCTCGTATGCTTCGTAACTTTATGCGAGACACTACAACGCAGGTGGTTCTTGGTACATTTATTGCCACTTTCATCTACTCTTTAATCGTTTTGCGTAATATACGACACACAGAAGAAACTATCGTTTTCACCCCACATTTTTCTGTTTCACTCGGTGTCACACTCGCGGTAGTAAGCTTAGGAGTGCTGATTTATTTTATCCATCATGTTTCTATTTCTGTTCAGGCTAACGAAATTGTGATGCGGGTAAGTAAAGAGTTACTTGAGGGCATTGAAAGCTTGTTTTTAGAAGAAAAAGAAGCCGAGCAAGACAGTACTGAGATGCCAAGAGGATCCTATGATAATGGCTTTTTAAAAGTGTTTGAGCGGGATGCTTATCCTGTTGATGCCACCCAAGATGGATATCTACAGTTTATTGATTATGATGCTTTGTTGACGTTGGCAAAGCAAGAAAATGTTGTCTTGGAGCTAAAGAGACGACCAGGACACTACGCTGTAGCTGGACGACCACTAGTGATGGTTTGGCCTGCTGAGCGAGTGGATGACCAACTTATAGTTCAACTTATTGCCGCATTTACTCTAGGCAATCAGCGAATCCCACGCCAAGATATAGAGTGTACAATAAACCAATTGGTAGAAATCGCGGTACGAGCTCTTTCTCCGGGGATAAACGACCCATTTACGGCGATGACATGTGTAGATAGACTAGGCTCTGCACTATCTCGTTTGAGCGAGCGTAAGATGCCATCACCCTATCGTTATGATGATGAGGGTGAACTTTGGTTGATTACACCTGTTGTAACTTTTTCAGCAATTACGGACGCAGCATTTGACCAAATCAGACAATATGCTCACTCAAGTGCTGCAGTAACTATTCGCTTGCTAGAGACGATTGCTGTAGTTGTAGAGTCTGCAAATCGCGCAGAAGATAGGGCTGCTCTTTTGCGTCATGCGGAGATGATTACGAAAGGAGCGCATAAAGGTTTGTTTGAAGCACAAGATCGCCAAGAGGTTGAGCAACGCTACGGAGTGATAATTCAGCTACTAAAGTGATCCTCTTTTGACATTTCAATGAGATTCCGTGTCAAGCACGGAATGACGATGAGAAACATCATCTTGAACATTCTCCGTCATCCTGAACATTCTCCGTCATCCTGAACTCTAAAGAAACATTTTTGCATAGTAAAAAGCGATTCTCTTGTTTTGATTCAGGATCTCTTTTGATAATTGCTCAGAGCATTCAAATATGAACAATATAAAAAACAAATTAAGTTTCTTCTTGTATAATCTGCGTATATGGTTACATAAGGATTGATAATGTTAAACTCTCTCTTCTTTCGTATGCGTTTAGTACACTACATAGGAATAATCTTACTTATAATAAATGGAACATTGTTTACAGACAACATAATCGGACAGATCATTCAGTATGTCATAGCACTTGTTATACTTGTGCATGATTTGGATGAGAAATACAACGGTGTTGATATGACAAAGTCTCTTATAGATCAGCTTGAAAATCTTGAACATGGAGAGAGGATTGTTTTAAAAAACAGCTATAACTCAGAACTAAGTAAAGCTGCAGCAAATATGAACAGATTTCAGACAATATTTCTACAAGCTCAAGACACAAATGAAAAATCACATACGATAGAACATCTTGTAAAGAAGATAAATAGTGATTATGAAAACACAAATGAAAGTATGATCAACGAGAGAGAGCTTCTTGCCAAGGTAGTATCCATAGGCGAAAAATTGAAGATGGTTTTGAGTAATGATTTAGTCGATGCTTCAAGTTCAAAAGAAAATATAATTGAAGTTAGCAAAAATTTAAATAGCATTAAAAATGAGATCTCAAGCATAGTGGAACAGCTTCAAGAAGCTTCAAGTACACAAAATATATTGGCTAATAATCTAAGTAGAGTTTCAGAAGATGCAAGCCAAGTTAAAGAGGTTATTTTAGTAATTGCGGACATCGCAGATCAGACGAACCTTTTAGCCCTTAACGCTGCTATTGAAGCAGCTCGTGCAGGTGAGCATGGACGCGGATTCGCCGTAGTGGCTGATGAAGTTAGAAAATTAGCCGAGAGAACACAAAAATCACTTACTGAGATAAATGCGACTATTAATGTAGTAAGCCAATCCATAAGTGATACAAGCCAGCAGATGAACATGAGTAGCCAAACAGTAGAATCATTAGCAGAACTCTCTACTGATGCATCAAAACGCATGCAGGGCATTAGCAACGCCATTGGCAATGGAGTCACTTTAGCAGAGGCAACGGTAGATAGCTATACCCAAAACGCTAAAACTACTGAAGAGATTATAGAAAATATTACAAAAATCGATGAACTTTCAAAAAGAAGCAATGAGAGTGTTAAGGTGATAAAAGAGAGCGTTGAAGAGCTTAGTCAGGTGATTTGAATGCTATGAATTTTTGTAAAAGAGTGCCTACACTTTTTTCTTATTAAATCAAAGGAATTAAAATGGGAAGTAATACTAATGCTTTTGGACTTTGGAGTGCTGTTTTATTGGGCATTGGTTCTATGGTCGGAGCAGGTATTTTTGTCCTTTTGGGCGAGGCGGGAGCAATAGCTGGGAACCTTGTATATATCTCATTTGTATTTGGCGGGATTATTGCACTGCTGAGTGGCTACTCTTTAGCAAAACTGGCAACTGCCTATCCCAGCCGCGGAGGGGTAGTTGAATATCTGGTTCAGTGTTACGGAGAGGGAATCTTTTCTGGTTCTGTCTCTATTTTGTTCTACCTCTCAGCTATGGTTGCCATAGCTATGGTTGCAAAAACATTTGGTACTTATGCTTCAATGATGATTATTGATTCTGATGCTACAATGTGGTCAAACGTCTTTAGCATAGGAATACTTCTGGCATTTATGCTCATCAATCTTGCAGGAAGTTCACTAATAGTAAGAAGTGAAAATGCAATTGTTATTATAAAACTTTCAATTATTGTTATATTTACGATAGTTGTCTTTTTTTATATCGATCCTGAACTTCTATCATTAAAAAATTCACCGCCTGTTATGAATGTCTTTTCATCCATAGCACTTACTTTTTTTGCTTATGAAGGTTTCCGTGTCATTACAAATACAGCTGAAGATATGGACAATCCGGGTGAGACAATACTAAAAGCAATGTTCATTGCTATTGGTCTTGTCATGATTCTTTATGTAGCTGTTGCTTTGGCTGTGTTTGGCAATTTGACTTTACCCAAGATCATTACAGCTCAAGACTATGCTTTGGCCGAAGCTGCGAAACCTGCCTTGGGGCAGACAGGATTTACTATTATGGCTGTTGCTGCACTTATCTCAACAGCATCATCTATTAATGCAAACCTCTATGCCGTAACCAATGTGACTTATCAAATGGCAAAAAACGGTGAACTGCCGAAAGTATATGAAAGAAATGTATGGCACAGCAGTGAGGGGTTGATCATTAGTACACTTATACTTGTTGTATTTGTATTGTTTTTCAATTTGAATGAGATAGCAGCTATTGGGTCTATTTCTCTTTTGTTTATACATGCCTTAGTCCATATCGGACATTTACTTAAAATAAAGGAGACTAAAGCTTCAAAAATGTTTGTTGTTTTTGCTATACTGACGATTGCTATGGCTATAGTTTTGGCTCTTGGTTACACAAGCAGGCATATCCCCAATGTAGGATATTTTATTACGATAGGATTTGTACTCGCCTTTATCATAGAGATAGGTCTTAGACTTATTACAAAAAGAGCTGTAAGCAAACAGACACCTACATAAAAAAAAGTTCCTGACACCCCTATTTTTCTTTTTCTGTTAGAAGTAGTCTGCTATCTTCCAGTGGTTCTTATATGCTATAAATGCTAATAATCCTGCTAGTATGAATCCAACAGTATATATTAAAATGCCAATGCTACTCATTTCTTAAATCCTTAATCAGTAATTCTAATTTATTCAATTTCAAATATGCCAACACAATTCCAAATGATAAAAAAAGGAAAGGCACAAATAATAATAAGCTAACAATAAAGGCTCTATCGAATATAGATAAACCAAAGCCACCAATAGCACCACTTACAGCCATTAATGTAAATAACTTCTTATATACTATATCAGCCTCTTTAGCAATTATATCGGCTTTATCTTTTCTCTCCTGTAATATCATGTAGAGATTATACCAAAATAGGAAAAATAATAGAAAGAAGAAATTTATTTCAAGATAACTTGCATTAGGTTAACCAAAAAAAGAGTAATAGTAAGGAAAATAAGGATTTGAGAGCATCAAGCAAGCTAAGGTAAAACTAAGTTTTATTCCCATAATGGCATAATGGTGCCTGACACCCCTTTCCTAAAAAATATCAGCTATCTTCCAATGTTTTTTATATGCTATATAAGCAACTATAGGTGCAATTAAAAGTGCAAGTGGGAAAAGAAATTGTAAATCATTCATTATATAAGTCCTTTAATTTTTTTTGTAGATCTCCAAGTTTTATTAAATTGGTAGATATACCTAAAACAGCTATAAAGAAAGCTATTGACGATAAAATTGTAACAATTGGATTATCAACTGCTTCACTCATCCCATAAACCCATGTACCTCCAGCTATTGCTAAAAATGCTATAAGCTTCTTGTTTGCAATATCAGCTTTTTTGTTTATGATATCCATTTTATCTTTTATCTCCATGTCAGAATTATATCATTTTTTTGTAACTTGTTAGTTTTTTATAAAAGAGTGACACCCTCCCACTTCCAAAGCTTTCACCTACTTTTTTATCTCACCACTTATAATCATTTTTATCTTTTTTACAAAGTCTTCTAGTTCGTCTTCTCTAATACGAAGTAGTGCATCGAAGTCTAGTTGGGCTATGTGGTTTACTACTTGGTTATAAAACTCTTTATCGCTTAGTAGTCTTGTGGCGATTGCTATGTACTCTTCTTGTGACGAAGCAATAAGTTCATCTAACCCTAGTCTTCTCATCACTGCACTTGCTAGTCGGTTGTAGGCTTTTGTACCTTCGTATGTAACAACAGGTTTTCCAACATGCAGAGCATCCATTATTGAATTGAATCCACCAAATGGATATGAGTCAAGACATATGGTTGAAGAGTTTAGTTTATCCATGTAGTCATTATTAGGCATGGGTCTATTAACTTCAGTTTCTTCCCCTAGCTTTGTTTTTAAAAATCTTGATGTAGTTAAAAATGATTGGTTTCTTATAATAGCACTTCCTGGTACAAACATAAACTTAGGATTTATTCCGCTAACTTCATTACTTTGCGTATTTATAGCTTCTAGTGCATCTAGTATTTGACTATTTATCTTATAGAAACTACCTAAAAATACTATCTTTTTTTCATCAAAAGTATTTACACTGCTTGGTATGTAGTTATTTTTTATAGGGATAGCTCCTATGCCTTTTATCAGTACAAGCTTTTCATCATAGTTTTCTTCTGCTAAGTCGGCTCTCTCTGTATCTTCGCCACCTATAAAGAAGTCTATTGTAGAACCAAAGGTGCTTACAGGGTGTCCATACATTGTAGCTTGTAGCGGAGCAATTCTTACATTTGAGAGGAATCGGCTCTCTGTATCCATCCCTATATCTGCATATAGAACTAAAGAGTAATCATTAACCGATATCTCTGAAACATTTATAGTTCCAGTTTGTTTTTCTCTTTTAATAAGAATGATTTTTTTAAATATTGACTCATCAATATCTTTAGCGTTGTCATCGCCTAAAGCGAGAAGTGTTAACTCAAAATGCTTTGAAAGTGCCTCAATATATGGAAAAAGTGATCTATACACGGCACTGCTTGATTTCCATCTTGAAGAAACTATTGCAATTTGAGGTTTTTTCTTCTTAGGTTTGTTTTTGATATCTATACCTATTAGACTCTGCATTGAAGAGTTAAAACTTCGTTTATAGTTTCTATCTAAAATATTATCGATATAGGTACAATTAAAATATCCCGTACTACTAGTTAGAGTGATGTTTATTTTTTTAGGTACATGAAGCAGATGCTTACTCATTTTAGTTTGCAACTCTCTTGTTATGGGATGGTTATCATTCATAAACACTCCATACCAGTTACTAACTATATTTTCTAAAGACTCTTGTTTGTAAAGCTCTTTGTATAGAACTTCTACACTACACTTTGCATTGTAAAGCACTAACAATTTAACGAGACTGTTTGGTGCTTCTTTTAATATTTTCACAAAACAATCAGTAGAACCAAAAGAAGATATTTCAAAAATATTTGCAATAGTCCTGTTTACCAACATGAGTCTAGAGATTAAGCCTTCATCTTCTATAGTGTAGCTCTCTTGCGTTAAGTAAAAGCCAATATTTTTGCATAAAGTGTTGATAAATATATATGTTTGCTTATCTATTTGTAAAAAACAGTTTTTACTATCACTTAAGGCAGAGAGGATTTCAATCATTTTTACTGTAAGTTCATCATAGTTGTTATTTAGATAAAGTTTCATCCACTCTCTATTGTCAATCCTACACTCTTGTAAAGTCAACTCTCTGATATCATATTTCTTACTCATACTTAAACTTCTTTTACTCTTGCATTTTCTACTACTAGTATCTTTTCGTAAGAGATGCCTCTTCTTTGTATCTCTGCTGCTATATCTTTTGCTCTCCAGTTTGTAGTTATGAGTATGATGTCACAAGGCTTATCTACAAGGGTAGATGAGTGAGTTATAAGCTGACCTGTTCCTGGTACATAGCGACCACACTTTCTCTCATCAGAGTCTACTACTATAGGATACTTATCACAGCTAAGCTCAAAGCTGTTTATAAAACTAGCACCCTTTCCAGTTGCTCCCCAAAGAGCTATAGTTTTTTTATTATCAACAAGTGCTTGTAGTGTTGTATGTACATTTTGTTTTTGAGAGAGGAGTGAATTATAGATGTGTTTGGCACTTTTATGTATAGCAATGTTTTTAGAGACTTGTGCGGCTGTTACGACTACTTCCTCTTGGTACATTGCACTAAACTCTAGTATATCAAATCCACTAAGTTCAAAAAGAGATCTAAAGCTTAGAGCTGTAAAATTGCTTACATGTTCATACAAGTAATCTGCCACTCGAAACTGATTTAGTGCGTTTTGAATATTGGGGACTTCTGCTATAAAAATAGGAGTAATTTCACAAAGTGAAGCGTGATAAGATATATGCTCTACAAACTCTTTTGGATGTGAGAGATGTTCTATAACATGGCGACAAATTATAATATCAGGCTTATAGTGCTTCATATCACGCTCTGCTAAAAAGTAGTCTTTTTTTATTTCAAGACCTTTGTCTTTTGCTGTTTGTGCTTCTATACCTGGCTCAAACCCGATATATCTAGCATCTGGCTCTATTGTCTTTAGTGCTTCTAAAAAACCTCCATCACCACAGCCAATATCTACTATACATTTGCCTTTGAGTCCATAACTAGAAGCAAGCTTAGCTACATCTAAGATATGCAACTGCCAATCATTGCCAGAGTTGTACATAAGGTTTGAATCTTCTTCATAAGGTATCTTATAGTAGTCAAAGGCTATGTTGTAGACATGGCTACAAGAGAGACAGATGTGAAAGTCAAGTTCGTATGTTGGTGCCTCAAGAGCTTTTTCTTTGCTTTTTGGTAGGTTTAGTGCCGCTAAGGGCTGCTTTGCTGGCGCATAGAGTCGCTCTAGCAAAGAGCTACCGCATACTCTACAATGATGTTTTGTCAAATAAATTTCCTTTTAATTAACATAGCTATTGAACTGTCTGTTTGGTTTGATAACTATAATAATTTTAAATAAAATAATAAATTTTTGAAACGATGCTTTAACTTCGTCTGTTTTGGTTGTGCGAGGTTAAAATCTCGATTTAGATGTTTAGTCTCAAAAATAAGAAATTTGGTAAAAAAAAGCCCCGCTAACTCTTAAGAGAAAGCGAGGCTGAAAGCTTTTGGGCTTTTGTCTACATTACGCCTCAGTAGAGGTGCAACGAGAAGTAATTGGATTAAGCGATGTCTGCAGTTGTAATTACTCCACCATCATTAATCATACCGATAAGTTCGATATTGTCAGCTTGAACACCATCAGCATCACCTGTTACTAAGTAAGCGTATGATTCATAAACTACAGTACCTGTACCGTAAGCAGTTCCAACATATGTAGTAGAAGACTCATCATTGATAACTACAACATATTTTTCGCCGTCTTGTGCACCAAGGCCTGCATCTATAAATGCTGCTACTTCGTCATTAATTGTATCTTGAGTGTAGCCATTTTTTGTATCTACTACGAATGTAGTAATTTTTGCTGAACCAGTTCCATCACTACTATCTGCAAATACATATACACCTTTATCAGTTGCATCAGCTACTTTTGCAGCATTTGCAGCAAGACCAACTTTTGCAGCAGTAGAGTCTATACCTGTTAGGTTGTTAAAGTTAACAAGCTCTTCACCTGTACCTGTTGCAAGCTCAACATAATCAACTCCGCCGTTGTTTGAAAAGTTGAAGATAGCTCTATCATCAACTGCATCATTACCCGTCAATAGAACGAAATCATCAAATGAACCACCTGTTACAGTTATATCTGTAGAATCATCGCTGTTATCAGTTACATCAAATGTTACTGTTTGGCTATCTCCTAGTTGAACAATATCAGTTAATTTGTTCTCTGTTACTATATCACTACCACCATTTTCAAGTTTGAATGAAGCTCCAAGAGTACCATCTCCGATTGTGTATTGACCAGCTGTTGAAGTAACATTGTTAAGATTTACATTTAAGTCATCAGTTATAGCACCAGCTACAACAATTTTATCAGAACCTACTGTGAAGTCTTTAACAGTTGCCAATGAGCTAGCACCAGCTTGAATATTTACAGTGTCTTCACCAGCACCTGTTGTGACAGTTGCTGATTCATTAGCTAGTATGATAACTGAGTCATCTAAGTCACCTAGTTTGTTTGTAGAAGTATCAAGTAATGCTACATCTTTTAATCTCAATGAGCTTGAAAAATCTGTAGCAGTTAATGCAGAACCACCATTTTTAAGTGTAATGCCATACTCATTTGCTTCAACTGTACCGACTGTAGCTGCATCTGCGAAAATATAAGCACCCGCTGTTGGAGCATCTACATCTGTAACATCAAACGCAACAGTTAATGCCGCTGTAGGTGCAGTAAGTTCAATAATATCTGTACCCATTACAAAGTCTTTTACTACAACGCCTGTAAGATTGTCATCAAGCTTAATAACATCCGCGCCAGCACCTAGAGTTACAGTATCGTTTCCTGCAACAGTTATAGTGTCATCACCAGCACCTAAGTCGATTGTAGCAGCGTTAACAGATGAAGTTACAGTATCGTCACCGTTACCTGCAGTCACCTCTGTTCCAGCTTTTGCAGCAGTAATGTCGATAGTGTCATCGCCGTCACCTGCTTGAACATCATAGATTTGAGTTAAAGCTGTAGTAATAGTGTCATTACCTTTACCACCAACGATAGTGATGTCGTCATGTGCACCAGCGATAGCACCGATTGTTAAATCACCAGTTAAGTTTGTAGCAGCGATTACTTGATCTGCTGCAGCTACTGTGATTGTAGTAAATTCGATATCTTCACTACCTTGAACAACCATAACATCTGTAGTTGCATCAAAAGTCACATCATTAACTGACATTGTAGTCTCATCAAAACCATTTTCATCTAAGTCTAGGTCAATTGCTTCATCTGGAGTAGCTTCAACGATGATAGTACCTACTGTTGCGTCTGCAATGATAGAGTTTGCTGTTTGAGCTTCAGAGATATTTAATACTAATGTACCTTGAGTGAATGCAG
Proteins encoded in this window:
- a CDS encoding beta strand repeat-containing protein: MKIEIFRVCKVGFFLGEGCMLTKSVDDEVINGTDKNDLFDATELGSLQDDDIILDSSTDDSDVLNASVNTNATKARIQNVETLNIDGKYVATGFDFTNVSNAQVANFNTDIAGGTATIIGANSLNVAKIVAKDNIATLDITSLASGTRDTVTVDAGSANLNLTGQAAGADIYDATVAAEKTVTLATLASANDAVTLNVAGDLTLDAGVAADNAELDITINATTADSEITLSDATNINAEKMFLTGDKDVTLVVTDGVALSGTLVATVRQYDGTLITSTSTGTTTLEIETLAATAFTAGNDFSRAKVDTVELSTNIAGAAGITLNENTKLDLTSDLAAGNLTVALDHGDENKTAFTQGTLVLNISEAQTANSIIADATVGTIIVEATPDEAIDLDLDENGFDETTMSVNDVTFDATTDVMVVQGSEDIEFTTITVAAADQVIAATNLTGDLTIGAIAGAHDDITIVGGKGNDTITTALTQIYDVQAGDGDDTIDITAAKAGTEVTAGNGDDTVTSSVNAATIDLGAGDDTITVAGNDTVTLGAGADVIKLDDNLTGVVVKDFVMGTDIIELTAPTAALTVAFDVTDVDAPTAGAYIFADAATVGTVEANEYGITLKNGGSALTATDFSSSLRLKDVALLDTSTNKLGDLDDSVIILANESATVTTGAGEDTVNIQAGASSLATVKDFTVGSDKIVVAGAITDDLNVNLNNVTSTAGQYTIGDGTLGASFKLENGGSDIVTENKLTDIVQLGDSQTVTFDVTDNSDDSTDITVTGGSFDDFVLLTGNDAVDDRAIFNFSNNGGVDYVELATGTGEELVNFNNLTGIDSTAAKVGLAANAAKVADATDKGVYVFADSSDGTGSAKITTFVVDTKNGYTQDTINDEVAAFIDAGLGAQDGEKYVVVINDESSTTYVGTAYGTGTVVYESYAYLVTGDADGVQADNIELIGMINDGGVITTADIA